In the genome of Streptomyces sp. 846.5, the window ACCACGGCGGAGACCAGGATGAGCTGCCAGACCGCCGACGTCAGCGCGATGCCGATGCCGTAGCCGGTGGCGATCACCACGGCACCTGCCATCAGCGTCGTCTTGGGGCCCGCGGTGGCCGTGATGCGTGCGGACAGCGGCGCCACCGCCATCATCACCAGCCCGGACGGCCCCAGGCACAGCCCGGCGACCAGGACGGTCTGGCCCAGGCCGTAGCCGGTGGCCCGGGGCAGCTCCAGCAGTTGCGGCAGCACCAGCGACATGGCGAACATCGCGAAGCCGAAGACCACGGACGCGAGGTTGGTCAGCAGCACCTGGCGGCGCCCCGCGATGCGCAGGTCCACCAGCGGCTGTGCGCTGCGCAGTTCCCAGCGGGCCCAGACCAGCAGGACGGCCACCGCGGCGGCGAAGAGTCCGCTGGTCCTGGCGCTGCCCCAGCCCCAGTCGGCGCCCTTCGATATCGCCAGCAGCAGGCACAGCAGCCCGGCCGAGAGTCCGACCGCGCCCGGCAGGTCGAAGCGTCCGCCGCTGCGCACCGGGGACTCCGGCACGAAGGTCAGCACGAGTGCGGCGACCACGGCGCCGAGACCGGCCGCCGTCCAGAAGAGCGTGTGCCAGTCCGCGTGTTCGGCGATGAAGGCGGCGGCGGGCAGGCCCAGGGCGCCGCCCACCCCCATCGAGGCGCTCATCAGGGCGACGGCTGCACCGAGCCGCTCCGACGGGAGTTCGTCGCGCATGATGCTGATGCCCAGCGGGACGACGCCCAGCGAGATCCCCTGCAGCGTACGGCCGGTCACCATCGGCGCCAGGGTGCTGCTGGCGCCGGAGACGAGCGAGCCGGTGATCAGCAGGCCGATGCTGATCAGCAGCATCCGGCGCTTGCCGTACATGTCCCCCAGCCGGCCGAGGACCGGCGTCGCGACGGCGCCCGCGAGCAGCGGGGCGGTGAGCACCCACTCGGCTCCCGAGGCCGAGGCGTGCAGCAGCGCCGGGAGTTCGGTGACCAGCGGGATCACCAGGGTCTGCATCAGCGAGGCGACGATCCCGCCGAAGGCCAGCACGCCGACGACGACGGCCACGCGGGTCGAGCGGGCGGCATCAGTCCCCGCGTCGGGCCCCGCTGCGGGTTCGGGAGAAGCGGACGGAGCAGGCATGCGCACAACGCCTCCGGCATAGGGCTGCGAGTCGGTCGGCGTCATGATGGCACATTTTATGTATGGCGTACACAAAATTGGGCAGGACGGCCCGGGATAGCCTGCTCCTGGACGAAGGGAAGTTCGCGCATGGCACCGGCAGCAGCAAGCGAGAGCGTCCGTGGCAGGGGTCGGCCGGCGCGGCTGTCCGCCGAGCAGATCACCCTGGCGACCGTGGCGCTGCTGCAGCAGGAGCCGAACGCCGCCGTGACCGTCAAACGCGTCGCCGATGCCGTCGGTGCGGCGCCGATGGCGCTGTACCGGTACTTTCCGGACCGCGAGGCCCTGCTCCAGGCGGCGGCGGACCATGTGGTGGCCACCATGGCGCGGATCACGCTCGACCAGGGCCCCTGGCAGCAGCGGTTGACCACCTGGATGCGCGCCGCGCACGAACGGCTGCTGCCCTATCCGCAGTTGCTGCCCTACATGGTCTCCACCCAGCAGCCCGCCTGGCTGCCCATGCTGCTGCGCTGCTCGGAGCTGCTGGCCCCGCTGGACCTCGACGAGGACGACCTCGCCCTGGCGGCGGTGCTGATCGGCTCGTCCATCATCGGCCATGCCGTCTACGAGAGCCGGCGGCGGTCCGCCGAGCAGACCACCGCCGTGCTGTACCGGGCGCTGGAGGAGCGTCCCACCGCCGAGCAGGACGCCATCAGGCCACTGGTCGACGGCCTGCCGGCCGCCTATGCGCGGCTGCACGACACCGTCCTCGGCCAGACCATCGCCACCGTCGAGGCCCTCGCCCAACGCGGAGAGCGCTGATCAGGCCCGGTCGCGCTGCTTCGCCGCCTCCTGCTTGTGCTTCTCCTTGATCCGCACCGTCTCCTTGCGGACCTCGGCCTGAGTGTCACGCTCGCGCTGCAGCCAGTCCGGGGCGGCGGCCTTCAGCTCGTCGATCTGCTCCGTGGTGAGCGCCTCGGTGATGCCGCCGCGGGCGAGTCCGGAGATGGAGACGCCGAGCTTCTCCGCGACCACCGGACGGGGGTGCGGGCCGTTGCGGCGCAGGTCCGCGAGCCACTGCGGCGGATCGGCCTGCAGGGCGTTGAGCTCGTCACGGGAGACGACACCCTCCTGGAATTCCGCAGGAGTGGCCTGGAGGTGGACACCCAGTTTCTTCGCCGCGGTCGCGGGCTTCATCGTCTGAGGGGTCTTCGGCTTGAGCGTCGTCATAGGGTCAAGAGTAACCAGCGCGCGGGCCCGCCCAGGTCACGGCCGGTAGCCTGGCCCCGTGACAGACACCCAGGCGATCTCCCCCTTCCGGCTCGTATTCGTTCCAGGGGTGACCCCCACCAAGTGGGTGAAGGTCTGGAACGAGCGGATGCCGCAGGTCCCGCTCACCCTGCTGCCGCTCCCCGCCGCCGAGGGGGGCCCGAGCCTGCAGCAGGGCGGAGCCGACGCCGGCCTGGTCCGGCTCCCGGTCGACCGGACCGTCCTGAGTGCCATCCCGCTCTACACCGAGACCACGGTCGTCGTGCTCCCCAAGGAGCACCGGCTGGCCGAGGCCGCCGAGCTGACCGCCGGCGACCTGGCAGAGGAGATCGTGCTGCACCCCCTGGACGAGGTCCTGGAGTGGGAGCAGCGCCCCGGGGTGCCCGCGAAGGAGCGCCCGGCCACCACGGCGGACGCCGTCCAGCTGGCGGCCGCGGGGATCGGGGTCCTGGTCGTCCCCCAGTCGCTCGCCCGACTGCACCACCGCAAGGACCTGACCTACCGCCCGGTGACGGACGCGCCGCAGTCGCAGGTCGCGCTGGCCTGGCCGGAGGAGCGGACGACGGACCTGGTGGAGGAGTTCATCGGGATCGTCCGCGGCCGGACGGTCAACAGCTCCCGCGGTCGCGCCGAGACGCCCCCGCAGCCGAAGAAGCAGCGCGCCAAGGCAGGGGAGAAAGCCGGCCAGAAGGCGGGCGACAAGCGCCAGCCGAAGGGCGCGGCGGCCAGGACCGGCGCCGGTGGCGCCGGCGGCGGACGGGCCCGCGGCGGCTCGGGCAAGGCGGGCAAGCCCAAGCGCGGCAAGCCGCAGCGCCGCTCCTGAACCCGGGACGGAGCCCCGGCGTAGGACCTTGTGCATACCCGACTCACAAGGAGGGGGCACATGAGAGTACGACGGAGTACAGCCCTTGCCGGTGCGGCGACCATGGCCATGGCCATGGCGGTCGCGATCCCGGTGGGCAGCGCCGCCGCGGACGGGTCCTTCGTCGGAGCCGCGCACCGGCTCTCCACGATCGCGTCCACGCTTCCCCGCAACAGCGACGTCAACCCGTACGGGGTGGCGGTCGTGCCGGCGGACCAGGGGCGGCTGTACCGGGGCAATGTGCTGGTCAGCAACTTCAACGACTCCGCGAACCTGCAGGGCACCGGCACCACCCTGGTCCAGGTGTCCCCGGGCGGCAGGGTCACCCAGTTCGCCCGGATCGACTCCGCCGAGCTGCCGGGCTCCTGCCCCGGCGGGGTGGGCCTCACCACCGCGCTGTCCATCCTCCCCGGCGGCTGGGTGGCGGTGGGCAGCCTCCCCACCAAGGACGGAATGTCGGCCACCGCGAAGGCGGGGTGCCTGCTGGTGCTCGACAGCAGCGGGAAGGTCCGTGAAACCCTGTCCGGCCATGGCATCAACGGGCCGTGGGACATGACGGCCGTCAGCCGGGGCCCGGTCAGCGATCTGTTCGTCACCAACGTCCTCAACGGGACGGTGGCGGCCGGCGGCGCGACCGTGCACAGGGGCACCGTGCTGCGACTGACCCTGGTCGCCGGGCCGGACGGACGGCCGCCGCGTCTGGTGTCCAGCACCGTGATCGGCTCCGGATTCGCCGAGCACAGCGATCCCGCCGCGCTGGTGGTTGGCCCGACCGGCGTCGGCCTCTCCCGGAACGGGACCCTGTACGTCGCCGACACCGCCGGCAACCGGATCACGGCCATCCCGGACGCGGTGGGCCGCGACTCCTCCGCCGGCACCGGACGGACCGTCACCGGCAACGGCAGCCTCAACAGTCCGCTGGGGCTGACCGTGGCACCCGGCGGCGACATCCTGACCGTGAACGCCGCGGACGGGAACCTCGTGGAGACCACACCCGGCGGCCACCAGGTCGCGGTGCGCCAGCTCGACAGCTCCGGCAGCCCGGCGGGCGCGGGCGCGCTGTTCGGTCTGGCCGTCCAGCCGGACCGTCACGCCGTCTACTTCGTCGACGACGCCACCAACCAGCTGGACCTGCTGCACTGAGCAACCACCAACTGGCCCGGACCGGGGAATGCGGTTCCCCGGTCCGGGCCTTCTGCGTGCGGCGACCCCGGTCGGTCAGATCTATTGACGGTGGGGCAAAGCGGTAGGTACAACGATGGCACCGCATGGGCGCGCCGGCGGGTGATCCTCGTCCCCGCGCCCCTTCCGGTGCGGCCGGCGCTGTCCGCCGCCCCCCGCAGTGCGGTTCCGACAAGGTCTTGCCACCCACCCTCCGAGGATGTCGTATGCGCCTGCTCGAACGTCCACCCCTCCGCCCCGGGCGCGCCGCCCTGCGGGCGTTCCTCCTGCTCATGTCCTGTCTGGCGCTGGTCGCCGTGCCCTCCACCGCGCACGCGGTCACCACCGGCAACGGCTCGCTGGTGTACTCGCCCGCCGCGAGCAGTTCCTTCGACCCGGCCGGTACCACCTACGCGAAGATCGTCGTGCTCAAGCACAGCGGCACGTACAACGGGCGCATCCTGGTGACCTACGACCAGCTGGTCTGGGTGAACGGGAAGCAGGTGTACCCGATCTACTCCAGCAGCGACAACGGCGCGACCTGGACCCACCTGAGCGACGTGGTGCCGGGGAACGACTTCTCCACGCTGATCAGGACCTCGCAGCCGTCCCTGTACGAGGTACCGCAGGCCACGGGCGGTCTTGCGGCCGGGACGCTGCTGCTGGCCGGGAACATCATGCCGTCGGACAAGTCCAGCACCCGGATCGTGGTCTACAAGAGCACCGACCACGGCGCGACCTGGTCCTACCTGAGCACCGTGGACAGCGGCGGGCCGGCCGTCTACGACCCGAGCGCGACCTCGACCACCACCGCGGTGTGGGAGCCGTCGCTCGGCCTGGACTCGGCCGGGGCGCTGGTCTGCTACTTCTCCGACGAACGGCAGAAGGCGAGCGGCATCCTGCAGGCGGTCTCCTACCATGTGTCCACCGACGGCGGGGCCACCTGGGGCGCCGAGGGCAACGTCACCGCGATCGCCAACGACAGCGACCGCCCCGGCATGATCACAGTGACCGCACTGCCGAACGGCAAGTACATGGCGACCTACGAGGTGGTCAACCGCCCCTCGACGACGCTCAACACCGCGGTGGTCTACTACAAGTTCTCCAACGACGGCATCACCTGGACCGCCTCCGACCTGGGCACGCCGATCCAACTCGCCAACGGGCGGGGGCTGGGCTCCTCGCCCTATGTGAAGTGGGTCGCCGGCGGCGGCCCCAACGGCATGGTCGTGGTCTCCGCGAAGTGGGCGCTGGACTCCTCCGGGAACATCAGCGGCGGCCAGAACTTCTACGTCAACTACAACCTCGGCCAGGGGCCCTGGGAGCGGCTGCCGTATGCCGTGACCTATGACGCGAGCGACACCCAGGGCGGCTACTTCGCCGGCTTCGCCCAGGCCTTCGACACCGGCGTGGACGGCAACACGCTGTACCAGGCGACCGACGTGGAGAACCTGACCACCACCTACAACGACATCCGGGTCGGCTCGATCCCGCTCAACGCCCACCACTACGAAGCCGAACGCGCCACCCTGACCGATGCCACCGTCGTCACGCAGATCGACGCGGACAACGGCAGCAAGGTGGGCAACATCAACTACTCCGACAGCAAGGTCGCGTTCACCCACGTCAACGTGCCCACAGCGGGGACCTACACGGTCAACGTCCGCTACGACAACGGGACCGGCGCCACCAGCAGCCAGACCGTGAGCGTGAACGGGGGCACCGCCACCACGCTCAGCTATCCGGCCACCGTCGACTGGAACCGTTACGGCTGGGCGCAGTTCACCGCGACCCTGAACGCCGGGGCCAACACGATCACCTTTGGCTACAACGGCACCTACGCGGAGCTCGACGCCATCGACGTCTACCAGGCCGGGGTGGCCGCGGACGGGGAGTTCAAGCTGGTCAACCGCAACAGCGCGAAGGACCTGGAGATCACCTCCGCGCTGACGACGGAAAGCGCCCCCGCAGGGCAGTGGGGGGACACCGACAACCCCGCCCAGACCTGGCGGATCAGCGCCTCCTCGTCGGGGGGTTACACGCTGACCAACCTCAACAGCGGGAAGCTGCTGACCGTGAGCGGTGCCTCCACCGCGAACGGCGCCGCGGTGGTGCAGAACGCGTCGAACGGGTCCGCGTCACAGCGCTGGACCCCGACACCGACCGACTCGGGGTACGCGACCTGGACCAACGCCAACAGCAGCAAGCTGCTGGAGATCTACGCCAACTCCACCGCCAACGGCGCGATCGCCGACCAGTGGGCCAGCACCGGCTACAACTGCCAGCAGTGGCGCCTGGTCAAGGAAGGCATCCAGTAGCAGGAGCAGCAAGCAGTCGAGGCGGCGGGCCGCACACCGGCCCGCCGCCGGCTGTGGCGCGCCCAGGTCCGAACCGCCATCACTGGCCGAGTGTTGCGAAGCGACGTCGGCCGGATGACAAACAGGCCATTGACGCGACTGCCGCGCCAGGGGTACAACGATAGAACCTGATCAGCCGACCGCCGCTACCAGCGGCCGGCGGACGGCGAACCCCGCAGGTACGGGCCGGTGCTCCGGGTTCGGAGCCGCACCACCCCCAGGACCTTCGCCGGCACCTGCCCACGCCCGCACTCCAGCATTGCCCCCCGCCACACCCTCGGCACTGCCTGTGCGCGTGCCGTACACCCGCCCGCCCAGTCAGCAGCAGTAGTCAAGGGAGACTCCTATGTCATCGAACAGCTCCGAGCACAGATCCACCGCAGCCACCGCCGCGCCCGCCCAGCCCGCGGCCGGCCCCTCCCGTCGTTCCCTGCTGCGTGTGCTCGGCGCGGCCGGGGTCGGGGCCGCCGCCGTCGGTGCGCTCAGCGCCTGTGCTCCCGGCTCCTCCGCCGCCCCGAAGGCTCTGGGCTCGGTCGTCCCCTCCCAGGCCAAGGGCAGCACCACCCTCTGGTTCAAGGACGACGACCTGCTGAAGGTCTTCCGGGGCCTGGTGCCCGCGTTCACCAAGAAGTACCCGACCGTGACCGTGAACCTGGTCGGCGTCGACATCGACAAGAAGCTGGCCCCGGCGCTGATCTCCGGCGCCGGCGTGCCCGACGGCGCGTTCCTGGGCGACGGCAGCGTGCTCGGCCAGGCCGAGCACCTGACCGACCTCACCTCCCAGATGGCCAAGTACCGCGCCGACACCGTGCAGTACAAGCTGGACGTCAACACCGACGGCCAGCGCCTCGTCGGCATCCCCTGGGACACCGACCCCGGCCTGCTCTACTACCGCGAGGACATCCTGGCCGCCGCCAAGGTCGACCCCGCCCAACTCACCTCCTACGACGCCCTGCTGGACGCCGCCCGGGAGATCAAGGGCCGCAACCCCAAGGCCCAGCCGATCCCGCTGGAGCAGGACCCCGACCTGGCCATGCAGTGGCTGATGATGCTGGTCAACCAGCAGCAGGGCACTGGCATGGTCGACTCCGCGGGCAAGCTCACCATCGACACCGACGCCTTCCGCACCGCGCTGACCTGGATCAAGAAGGTCGCCGACGAGGGTCTGGGCGCCCGCAGCAAGTTCGCCGGCACCGCGCAGATCGCCCAGGCCGACGGCGGCACCGTCTCCCTGGTGCCGTGGGCGATCTGGTACAACTTCCTGGTCCAGGGCACCTTCAAGAAGAGCGTGGGCCACTGGCGGGCCGCCCAGCTGCCCGCCTGGACGACCGGGGGGGGCGCGCTCGGGCGTGATGGGCGGCAGCTCCTTCGTCATCCCCGCCAAGGCGGCCAACCCCGATCTGGCCTGGCTCTTCTACGAGTACGCGGTCTACAGCCCGGAGGGCTACCAGGCCGTCTTCGGCAGCAACAGCGTCTACCCCAATGGCCTGAACACCGCGCTGCCCTCGGTCAAGTCCGCGCTCAGCGCGCAGAGTTCGCTGTTCAAGCCGCTGGCCGGGCTGGGCAGCGAGAACCTGTGGGAGGTCGGCACCCAGGCCTCGCTGGCCATCCCGCCGGGCTACCGCATCCCGACCTGGTTCAACCAGGCCGACGCCTACCTCGGCGCCAACCTGCAGAAGCTGATGGACGGAAAGATGAGCGTGGACGCCGTCATCAAGCAGTCGGCGGCCGACATCCAGACCAACCTCGTCAACCGGGCCTGACCACCATGGCGAACCTGACCTGGAACACACGCGCGCCGCAGACGGCGCAGCAGGATTCGCCGGCCGCCCGCCGGAGCCGGGGCCGACGCCCCGGCCCCGGCGGGGCCCGGGCCCGGCAGGAGCGGTGGTGGGGCCTCGCCCTGATCTCGCCCTTCCTGCTGATCTTTGCCGCGTTCACGGCCTACCCGCTGGCCTACGCCCTGGAGTTGAGCTTCAGCGACTGGCACGGCGCCGGCGTACTGCGCTGGGTGGGCTGGTCGAACTACAGCTATCTGCTGACCAGCAGCGACTTCTGGGCCTCGCTCGGCAACACCGGGGTGATGTGGCTGCTGATCGTCCCCGCCCAGACCCTGGGCGCGGTCGCGGTCGCCAGCCTGCTGACCCGCTCGCGGCTGAGGTTCAAGAAGACCCTGCGCACCGTCGTGATCCTGCCCTATGTGACGCCGCTGGCGGCGATGGCGCAGGCCTTCGTGCTGCTCTTCGACGACCACTTCGGCGCGGTGGACCGGGTGCTGACCGCGCTCGGCGGGCCGAACATCGGCTGGCTGACCACGACCACCTGGGCGAAGCCGGCCATCGCCCTCTTCGTCATCTGGAAGACCAGCGGCTTCGCCCTGATCATCATGCTCGCCGCGGTCCAGGGCATCACGCCCGAGGTCTACGAGGCGGCGGCGCTCGACGGAGCCGGCCCGGTGCGGACCTTCTTCTCGGTCACGGTCCCGCTGGTGCGCCATGCCGTCGGCTTCTTCGTCGTCATCTCCACCCTCGGCATCTCGCAGATGTTCCTGGAGCCGTTCATGATCACCCAGGGCGGCCCCTACAACTCCTCGACCACCTCGGGGATGTACCTCTACAACCACATCTCGGCCTCCGACCTGGGCACCGGCGCGGCGAACTCCTTCCTCCTGGTGGTCCTCGTGCTGCTGCTGTCCCTGGTCGCGGTCCGCGTCCTGCGCTCCAGGGAGGACTGAGCCGTGACCTCCGCTCTGACCGAACGCCCGCCCGCCGCCGCCGCTGCCGCCGGATCCGGTTTGCAGCGCGCCCGGACCGTCGCCGGCTATGCCTGCATGGTGCTCGCGGCGACCGCCTTCCTGTACCCCATCGTCTGGATGGTCGAGTCCTCCTTCAGGCCGGGCGCGAGCATCCTCAACGACCCGCTGGGCTTCGACCCGTCCGCGGCGACGCTGCGCAACTGGACCGGCATGTTCGCCAACACGCCGATCCTGCACGCCCTGGCCAACACCGCGATCGTGGTCGTCGGCAAGGGCGGGCTGCTGCTCGTCCTCAGCCCGCTGGCCGGGTACGGGTTCGCCAAGTTCGACTTCCCGTTCAAGAGGGCGTTCTTCGGGCTGGTGCTGCTCACCCTGATGCTGCCGACGATGGTGCTGATCATCCCGATGCTGCTGGAGATGAGCCAGTTGAACTGGGTCAACTCCTATCAGGCGCTGATCCTGCCCGGCGCCGTGGACGCGTTCAGCGTGTTCTGGATGCGTCAGACCATCAGCCAGATCCCGGACGAACTGCTGGACGCCGCACGGATCGACGGCTGCGGGCCGCTGCGCGCCTTCTGGTCGGTGATCGTCCCGGTGCTGCGGCCGAGCCTGGCCGCCCTCGCGGTGCTGTCGCTGTTCAACATCTACAACGACCTGGTCTGGCCGATCGTGGCCATCAACGACCAGCAGCACGAGACCGTCTCCATCCTGCTGGCAGGCATGTCCTCGAACATCAAGGGCGCCCAGGCCGGCGTCAGCAGTGCCGACCTGTGGGGCCAGCTGATGGCCGCCTGCACCTTCGCGACCATTCCGACCGTGCTGCTGTTCGTGTTCCTGCAGCGCCACTTCATCCGCGGCCTGCTCGCCGGCAGCAGCCGCTGACCCCGCTCTCAAGAAGCCGTGACAGTCCCCTTGCCCCACCGCCGAAGGAATGACGCCAACGTGACCGCACGGCAGCAAGCCCACCTCACCGTCCATCCCCTGTTCGACATCGGCGAGATCGATCAGCGCATCTTCGGCAGCTTCGTGGAGCACATGGGACGCTGCGTCTACTCGGGCGTCTTCGAGCCCGGTCACCCCACCGCCGACGCGGCCGGCTTCCGCGGCGACGTCACGGCCCTGGTCCGCGAACTCGGCGTCGGCCTGGTGCGCTACCCGGGCGGCAACTTCGTCTCCGGCTACGACTGGCGCGACGGCGTCGGCCCGGTCGGCGACCGCCCGACCCGCCTCGACCTGGCCTGGCGCTCGCTGGAGCCCAACACCGTCGGCATCGACGAGTTCCTGCCCTGGGCGCGCAGGAACGGCCTGGAACCCATGATGGCCGTCAACCTTGGCACCGCCGGTCCGAAGGAGGCGGCCGAACTGGTCGAGTACTGCAACCTCGCCGAGGGCACCGCCACCGCCCGCGAGCGCGCCGCCAACGGGCATCCCGCGCCCCACGCGGTGCGGACCTGGTGCCTGGGCAACGAGATGGACGGCCCCTGGCAGATCGGCCACACCACCGCCGCCGAGTACGGCCGCCGGGCGGCCGAGGCCGGCAAGGCCATGCGCCTGGTCGACCCCGGCATCGAACTGGTCGCCTGCGGCTCCTCGTTCCGGCACATGCCGACCTTCGGCGCCTGGGAGGACACCGTGGCCGAGCTCACCCTGGACGTCGCCGACTACATGTCCATGCACGCGTACTACGACGGCACCGCCGACCGCCGCGACTACCTCGCCTCGGGACAGCGGCTGGAACGCTTCATCCAGGACGTCGTCGCCACCTGCGACGCCGTCAGTGCCAGGCTGGGCTCCTCGCGCCGGATGATGATCTCGCTGGACGAGTGGAACGTCTGGTCGTCCGCGGCCGCCTCCTCGCCCGTCGGCGAGGGCCAGGACCATGAGATCAGCCACGCCCCCCGGATCACCGAGGACCCCTACCAGGCCCTGGACGCCGTTGTGCTGGGCGATCTGATCATCGGGATCCTCAACCACGCCGACCGGGTCAAGATCGGCTGCCTCTCCCTGCTCGTCAACGTCAGCGCGCCGATCCTCACCGAGCCCGGCGGGGGGGTGAGCAAGCAGGCGATCTTCCATCCCTTCGCCGCCGCCGCACACACCGCCCGCGGACGCGCCCTGAGCACCCGTCTGACGGCGCCGGCGTTCCGGACCCCCTCGCACGGCGACGTCCTCCAGGTGGCAGCCGCGGTCACCCATGACCCGGCGACCGGCCAGGCGGCGGTCTTCGCCACCAACCGGGGCAGCGAACCGGTCGAACTCACCATCGACCACGGCGCGTTCGGCGCCTTCGACCTCAAGTCCGCGCACACCCTCGCCGCGGCCGACCCCCGCTCCCCCGGCGATCTCGGCCTGGTTCCGCTGGACCGGATCCACCCGGGAGCCCGCACTTCGACGCTGCTCCTGCCGCCCGAGTCCTGGACCCTCGCCGAAGCCGTCACCCGAACCTGAGCCCGCCCGCCTGCTCCGACCTTTCAGTGAAAGGCAGTCATGTCGCCCGAACGCACCGCCCCCGCCCGCTTCACCCTCGACCCGGCGTTCACCGTCGGTGAGGTCGACCCGCGCCTGTTCGGCTCCTTCGTGGAGCACCTGGGGCGCTGCGTCTACACCGGCATCTACGAACCGGGCCATCCCGCCGCCGACGAGGCCGGGCTGCGTACCGACGTGCTGGAACTGGTCCGCGAGTTGGGAGTGACCACGATCCGCTACCCGGGCGGCAACTTCGTCTCCGGCTACAAGTGGGAGGACAGCGTGGGTCCGGTGCACGCGCGGCCGCGCCGGCTCGACCCGGCCTGGCGCGCCACCGAGACCAACGCCTTCGGCCTGTCGGAGTTCATGGGCTTCCTGCGGAAGCTCGGCGGCGAGGCGGAACCGATGATGGCGGTCAACCTCGGCACCCGCGGCACGGCGGAGGCGATCGAGCTGCAGGAGTACGCCAACCACCCGTCCGGCACCGCATTGTCGGATCTGCGCGGGGCGCACGGGGACAAGGACCCGTTCGGGATCCGGCTCTGGTGCCTGGGCAACGAGATGGACGGCCCCTGGCAGATCGGCCACAAGAACGCCGAGGACTACGGCAAGCTGGCCGCCGCCACCGCCCGCGCGATGCGCATGATCGACAAGGACGTGGAGCTGGTCGCCTGCGGCAGTTCCAGCCAGTCCATGCCGACCTTCGCCGCATGGGAGGCGACCGTTCTGGAGCACACCTACGACCTGGTCGACCACATCTCCATGCACGCCTACTACGAGGAGCTCGGCGACGACCGCGACTCGTTCCTCGCCTCGGCGGTGGACATGGAGGCGTTCATCGAGAACGTGGTGGCCACCTGCGACCACGTGGGCGCCCGGCTGAAGTCCCGGAAGCGGATCAACATCTCCTTCGACGAGTGGAACATCTGGTACAACTCCCGCTTCCAGCAGGACTTCGACGAGAACCCGCCGAACTGGCCAGAGGCGCCGCGGCAGTTGGAGGACAGCTACTCGCTGACCGACGCGGTGGTCTTCGGCTCGCTGCTGATCGCACTGCTGCGCCATG includes:
- a CDS encoding alpha-N-arabinofuranosidase — translated: MSPERTAPARFTLDPAFTVGEVDPRLFGSFVEHLGRCVYTGIYEPGHPAADEAGLRTDVLELVRELGVTTIRYPGGNFVSGYKWEDSVGPVHARPRRLDPAWRATETNAFGLSEFMGFLRKLGGEAEPMMAVNLGTRGTAEAIELQEYANHPSGTALSDLRGAHGDKDPFGIRLWCLGNEMDGPWQIGHKNAEDYGKLAAATARAMRMIDKDVELVACGSSSQSMPTFAAWEATVLEHTYDLVDHISMHAYYEELGDDRDSFLASAVDMEAFIENVVATCDHVGARLKSRKRINISFDEWNIWYNSRFQQDFDENPPNWPEAPRQLEDSYSLTDAVVFGSLLIALLRHADRVRVACLAQLVNVIAPIMTEPGGPAWRQTTFFPFAQASRYGRGRVLQVDPKSPLYDTARYGRVPLLHATAVLDEWSGEVTVFAVNRSRTEALPLEVTLHGTGVSEVVEHSVLADPDPDARNTLAEPDRVVPRQVTGASVDGELFSCELQPLSWNMIRLAPGGA
- a CDS encoding alpha-L-arabinofuranosidase C-terminal domain-containing protein, translated to MTARQQAHLTVHPLFDIGEIDQRIFGSFVEHMGRCVYSGVFEPGHPTADAAGFRGDVTALVRELGVGLVRYPGGNFVSGYDWRDGVGPVGDRPTRLDLAWRSLEPNTVGIDEFLPWARRNGLEPMMAVNLGTAGPKEAAELVEYCNLAEGTATARERAANGHPAPHAVRTWCLGNEMDGPWQIGHTTAAEYGRRAAEAGKAMRLVDPGIELVACGSSFRHMPTFGAWEDTVAELTLDVADYMSMHAYYDGTADRRDYLASGQRLERFIQDVVATCDAVSARLGSSRRMMISLDEWNVWSSAAASSPVGEGQDHEISHAPRITEDPYQALDAVVLGDLIIGILNHADRVKIGCLSLLVNVSAPILTEPGGGVSKQAIFHPFAAAAHTARGRALSTRLTAPAFRTPSHGDVLQVAAAVTHDPATGQAAVFATNRGSEPVELTIDHGAFGAFDLKSAHTLAAADPRSPGDLGLVPLDRIHPGARTSTLLLPPESWTLAEAVTRT
- a CDS encoding carbohydrate ABC transporter permease, encoding MTSALTERPPAAAAAAGSGLQRARTVAGYACMVLAATAFLYPIVWMVESSFRPGASILNDPLGFDPSAATLRNWTGMFANTPILHALANTAIVVVGKGGLLLVLSPLAGYGFAKFDFPFKRAFFGLVLLTLMLPTMVLIIPMLLEMSQLNWVNSYQALILPGAVDAFSVFWMRQTISQIPDELLDAARIDGCGPLRAFWSVIVPVLRPSLAALAVLSLFNIYNDLVWPIVAINDQQHETVSILLAGMSSNIKGAQAGVSSADLWGQLMAACTFATIPTVLLFVFLQRHFIRGLLAGSSR